GTGACTTATTCTCAGGGCGGGGTGAAAATCCCCACCGGCGGTATCCCAGTGTTCTGGGGAGCCCGCGAGCGCTCTTTATTCTAAAGAGGTCAGCAGAACTGGTGAGAGGCCAGTGCCGACGGTATAGTCCGGATGAAAGAGGATAAGGCAGTCAGCAGAAAAAGTAACCTCAGTGAACCTGAGGTGGTTTTTCCGTCTTTTGCTTTCGCTTACTGTCTAGTCTTTGCCCTGATTCTAGTAAGTCGACTAACTTTTAGGAGGCGCACTTATTTTGAATCAGAATTTTTTAGCTCAATTTGGAACCCCACTTGAAAGAGTGGAAAAAGCGCTTGAAGCTTTGCGAAATGGTCAGGGTGTTCTAGTAACCGATAATGAACAAAGGGAGAATGAAGGCGATATATTCTTTGCAGCTGAGAGTCTGACTGATGCCCAAATGGCTATGTTAATCCGGGAATGCAGTGGAATTGTCTGTTTGTGTTTACCGGAAGAGAAGGTTCAGGCCTTAGGCTTGTCGCCAATGGTAGAGGATAACACCAGCAGCTATCAGACACCGTTTACAGTCTCTATTGAAGCGGCTGCAGGTGTTACTACCGGAGTATCCGCTGCTGACCGTGTAGCAACAGTAAAAGCTGCTGTAGCTGACCATGCACAGCCAGGTCATCTTCGTCGTCCTGGTCATGTTTTTCCCTTAAAGGCAAAACCAGGCGGGGTATTTGAACGTCAAGGACATACTGAAGCCAATGTCGATTTGATGCGTTTAGCTGGTTTAAAGCCATATGGCGTTCTTTG
The window above is part of the Sporomusaceae bacterium FL31 genome. Proteins encoded here:
- the ribB gene encoding 3,4-dihydroxy-2-butanone 4-phosphate synthase; protein product: MNQNFLAQFGTPLERVEKALEALRNGQGVLVTDNEQRENEGDIFFAAESLTDAQMAMLIRECSGIVCLCLPEEKVQALGLSPMVEDNTSSYQTPFTVSIEAAAGVTTGVSAADRVATVKAAVADHAQPGHLRRPGHVFPLKAKPGGVFERQGHTEANVDLMRLAGLKPYGVLCELTNSDGSMARMPEIVAFAEKNNMPVVTVDDIIEYRQVYQQ